A window of Selenomonas ruminantium subsp. lactilytica TAM6421 contains these coding sequences:
- a CDS encoding LysR family transcriptional regulator, whose amino-acid sequence MTLIQMRYFYEVCQWQNITKAAENLHVSQPTISVAMQTLEAETGLNLFHREGRKIIITNEGNKLLGKVKHILDQLDRLDDEIQDMAHNRNHIRMAMPLQLGTQFLPKVLGEFRTAHPEIRLDIIESGGISALHMVEEEKLDIAFTNYEDGFSQKLNYEKLFACECCLVTSPQNPLAAKESVTLADVVDEPLVLLDSSFFVYRMVHDMYARDNCKPQVVHYSPYLHTIKNLVRAGIGSTFLTRQAVLQRDDLVVIPMEEPFYINSGIVTRKGRQVYDDERLLIKYLKEITRSH is encoded by the coding sequence ATGACACTGATACAGATGCGATATTTCTATGAGGTCTGCCAATGGCAGAACATTACCAAGGCTGCGGAAAATCTTCATGTCTCTCAGCCGACTATCAGCGTGGCCATGCAGACGTTGGAAGCAGAGACAGGATTAAACCTGTTTCATCGTGAGGGACGGAAAATCATTATCACCAATGAGGGCAATAAATTACTTGGCAAAGTCAAACACATTTTGGACCAACTTGACCGCCTGGATGATGAAATCCAGGATATGGCCCATAACCGCAATCATATCCGCATGGCTATGCCTTTGCAGCTGGGCACCCAGTTCCTGCCGAAGGTGCTTGGGGAGTTCCGCACGGCCCATCCGGAAATCCGGCTGGACATCATCGAGTCCGGCGGTATCTCAGCTCTGCATATGGTAGAGGAGGAGAAGCTGGACATCGCCTTTACCAACTATGAAGATGGCTTCAGCCAGAAACTCAATTATGAGAAGCTTTTCGCCTGCGAATGCTGTCTCGTGACCAGCCCGCAGAATCCTCTGGCGGCGAAGGAATCCGTCACCTTGGCCGACGTGGTGGATGAGCCACTTGTTCTATTGGATAGTTCTTTCTTTGTCTATCGCATGGTCCATGACATGTACGCGCGGGACAACTGCAAGCCCCAGGTCGTACATTATTCTCCTTATCTCCATACCATCAAGAACCTCGTCCGGGCAGGTATCGGCTCCACCTTCCTGACACGTCAGGCTGTCCTGCAACGGGATGATCTCGTGGTCATTCCCATGGAAGAACCCTTCTATATCAATTCCGGCATCGTCACCAGGAAGGGGCGCCAGGTCTATGATGACGAACGGCTGCTCATCAAATACCTGAAGGAAATCACCCGCAGCCATTGA
- a CDS encoding diguanylate cyclase has product MGYWIVVVDDEALTLTHVKSLLREQDMRVSCLRSGKDLLKFMAKNRPDLVLLDIQMPEMDGFETYQELRRMEEHAGQDPTPIIFLSGMETSEAERFSLEQGASDFIRKPVHKEILIKRIRNAVKHNRDIENLKEEAAVDKLTGFMNKGAGSGKLAKYCEERAGMLMILDLDNFKLVNDIYGHSMGDKFLMAFADVVRRNIRADDVMVRVGGDEFAGFFCNMSGEAALGNLQQRLNSQLHKEAVRLVGEDFDIPLSISIGAVLVPEHGRGYEMLFSLADSALYKVKQNGKNGSMLYCPGEEAALADDQDIQKEFARITQIVEERHSRGGAFILNLEQFSLIYRFIRRFYIRYGGRLIKLMFILSEDVTKGEYSPSLNDAAEKFGLCLQDSLRQSDMILHHKPYQFLVILQNLAEEDFPDVLRRIMAVWESGENNAGTHIEYLMESVVFEQEPSEK; this is encoded by the coding sequence ATGGGATACTGGATTGTAGTTGTGGACGATGAGGCCCTGACATTGACACATGTCAAGAGCCTTTTGCGGGAGCAGGATATGCGTGTCAGCTGTCTGCGTTCCGGGAAGGATCTTTTGAAATTCATGGCCAAAAACAGGCCGGATTTAGTTTTGTTGGATATACAGATGCCGGAAATGGACGGGTTTGAGACATATCAGGAACTTCGCCGCATGGAAGAACATGCTGGCCAGGATCCCACCCCCATCATATTTTTGAGCGGTATGGAGACCAGTGAGGCGGAGCGGTTCAGCCTTGAACAGGGAGCCTCTGATTTTATCCGCAAGCCTGTCCATAAGGAAATTCTCATCAAACGTATTCGGAATGCCGTGAAACACAACAGGGATATCGAGAATTTGAAAGAGGAAGCGGCGGTTGACAAACTGACCGGCTTTATGAATAAAGGGGCAGGCTCCGGCAAACTGGCAAAGTACTGTGAGGAACGAGCCGGCATGCTGATGATTTTGGACCTGGACAATTTTAAGCTGGTCAATGATATTTATGGTCACAGCATGGGCGATAAATTTTTGATGGCTTTTGCCGATGTGGTTCGACGCAATATCCGGGCTGATGATGTCATGGTCAGAGTCGGTGGGGACGAGTTCGCAGGTTTTTTCTGTAATATGAGTGGTGAAGCTGCGCTGGGCAACCTGCAGCAAAGGCTGAACAGCCAGCTGCACAAGGAGGCCGTCCGACTGGTGGGGGAGGACTTTGATATTCCCCTCAGCATTTCCATTGGTGCAGTTTTGGTGCCGGAGCACGGACGAGGCTATGAAATGTTGTTTTCTCTGGCAGACAGTGCCCTATACAAGGTAAAGCAAAACGGCAAGAACGGCAGTATGCTCTATTGTCCGGGTGAGGAAGCGGCTTTGGCCGATGATCAGGATATCCAGAAGGAATTTGCCCGTATCACCCAGATTGTGGAGGAGCGTCATAGCAGAGGCGGCGCTTTTATCCTGAACCTGGAGCAGTTTTCCCTGATTTATCGTTTTATCCGGCGGTTCTATATCCGGTATGGCGGCAGACTCATTAAACTGATGTTCATTCTGTCGGAAGATGTTACCAAGGGGGAGTATTCGCCCAGTCTCAATGATGCGGCGGAAAAGTTCGGCCTCTGTCTGCAGGACTCCCTGCGGCAGAGTGATATGATCCTGCATCACAAGCCATATCAGTTCTTAGTGATCCTGCAGAATCTGGCGGAGGAGGATTTCCCCGATGTGCTTCGCCGGATCATGGCGGTGTGGGAGAGCGGAGAAAATAACGCCGGTACCCATATTGAATATCTTATGGAGTCAGTCGTTTTTGAGCAGGAACCTTCCGAAAAGTAA